The Bradyrhizobium barranii subsp. barranii genome segment GAAATCAGGCGCAAGTCCCGCTTCCCGCATCACCGCGCCGTAACCCTGCGCGCGCCGCTGGCTCGGGCCGAACTCGGCCTGGATCATGGCGATGCGCCGGTGCCCGCGCGCAATCAGAAGCCGCGTCATTTCCGCGGCCGCTTCGGCATTGTCGATATAGACGCTGTCGATCGCGAGCGGTCCGTCCGGCTTGTGCTGGCTCTCCAGCCGCACCAGCGGGATGCCCTTACGCGCGAGCACGGCGAGCTGGGGCGCCCGCAGATGAAAGAACGTTGCGACGACGCCATCGGCCCGTCCCTGGAGCAGCCAGTCGATGGCGCGGGCCTCGCCTTCCGGCCGCCCGTCGGTGTCGAAGATCAGGACGTCATAGCCAGCCGGCGCCGCGACCGTCTGCAATCCCCGGACGAGGCCTGGATAGAACGGATTGGTGATATCTGGAATGACACAGGCAAATGTCATGGTCCGCGCGCTGCGCAGCATCCGCGCCGGATGGTTCGGCTGGTAACCCAGCTCCTGTGCGACCTGAAGAATGCGCGTGCGCGTCGCAGGCGGAACGGACGGCGTCTCCGTCTTGTTCAGGACAAGCGACACCGCGGCCTGCGAAACACCGGCCGCGAGCGCGATATCCTTCTGCGTGGGGCGGGCTGGCGCCTGCTTGTCGCGCCCCTTCCCCCGCTTCGTCCTCGTTGTTGACGTCGCCATTTGGCTTAGTTATACGTATTACTAAGGGAAAATCAACAATCACCGCCAATGACCTGAGGAAACCGAGGTTCATCGCCATGACCATGACCCGACGCCAGCTTGTTGCCGCCATCCCCGCTGCCGCACTTGCCGCGAGCTTGCCACGCGACGTTCGCGCCGAGGACGGGCGCAAGGTCGTGACGTTCTGGTTCGGCCAGGCGAATTCGGACGGCCAGGCCGCGCTGCGCAACGATCTGGTCGAGGCGTTCAACGCCTCGCAGGACAAATATCTGCTCCAGCTCGAGGTGAAGGGCGCCGCCGTCAACAACCTCCTGAAGGTCGCACTCGTTGCCGGCAACGGCCCGGACATCGTGCAGACCGCAGGCCCCGCCTATCTCACCGCGATCGCGAATGCCGGCCAGGTGCTGCCGCTCGACGATTTCGCCGAGAAGTACAAGTGGAAGGATCGCTTCCTGGCGCCGCTGCTCAACACCAGCGTCTACGGCGGCAAGCTCTACGCGCTGCCGCGCGACTACGAGTCGATGCACCTGTTCTATAACAAGGAGCTGTTCAAGCAGAACGGCTGGAAGCAGCCGACCAACCGGCAGGAGATGGAGGCGATCGCAGACGCAGCGCTCGCCAAAGGCGTCATCCCCTTCGGCGCCGGCAATGCCGACTGGAAGGGCGTGAACGAGTGGCTGATGACGGTGTTCTTCAACAACGTCGCTGGCCCCGACAACGTGCGCAAGGCACTTGCCGGCGAACTGCCCTGGACCGCGCCGCCGTTCGTCGAGGCGGTCGAACTGTCAAAGGCGTGGTACAACAAGGGCTATTTCGGCAAGAACTATTTCTCGCTGACCATCGAGCAGAGCTTCCTCCAGGTCGTCAACGCCAAGGCGGCGATGGCGTTCAGCGGCACCTGGTCGTTCGGCACCAAATCCTACGGCATGTCGAAGCCCGATACCGTGATCGACGTCATGCCGACGCCGACCCTCGGCTCGGCCTTCACGGGATCACTGGTCCATCTCGCCTGCGGCGCGACGCTGTCGATCGCCAAGAACTCGCAGAATGCGGAAGGCGCAGCCGCCGTGTTCGAGTTCATGCTGACGCGCAAGTTCTACGAGACCATGAACCGCGACTGGCCCGGCAAATGGGCACTCCCGGTCAAGGACCTGCCGCCGGACATGCTCCAGGGCATCGGCTATCCCCTATTCGAGAAGACGATCGCGAATCTGCACGAAGCGTTCAGCAAGGGGCAGTACGGCTTCACCACCTGGACGTTCTGGCCCGGCGCCACCAACTCCTATCTGATCGAAGGCATCGAGCAGGTCTGGCTCAACAAGATCACGCCGGACGCTTACCTCACGCGGATGCAGACGCTCTTCAGCCAGGAAGCAAAAGAAGGCAAGGTGCCGCCGCTGCCGCCGCGGACGGCCTGACGCACGATGTGGCTCTTCGCGCTTCCAGCGCTCCTGATTAACGTCTGCATCATCCTGGTTCCCGCCGTGCTAACATTCACGGCGGCATTCTTCATGTGGGACGGTGTCGGAAAGCCGGCGTGGGCGGGACTGGCCAACTTTCAGAACATGTTCGCCGATCCCGTGTTCTGGTCGGCGCTGACAAATAACTTCATCTGGACGGCGATCTTCCTCATCGTGCCGGTCTGCCTCGCGCTCGTGATGGCAGCGGCGCTGCTGATGGCGCCGAAGGCGCGCATCGTGGTCCAGTCCATCATCTTCCTGCCGCGTATCATCGCTGTCGCAGTCACAGGCCGCATCTTTCAGGGCATGATCTTCAGCCCCGCGACCGGCGTCGTCGCCTGGTTGAACGAGCACGGCTTTTCGATCTCCGATCCCCTCGCCGACCCCGACCGCTCGCTCTATGCTGTCGCCGCGGTCGACATCTGGCACTGGTGGGGCTTTCTCGCGGTCGTGTTCCTGTCGGCGATGCGGCAGATCAGCATCGACCAGATCGAAGCCGCGCGGCTCGACGGAGCCGGCTTCTTTGCTTTGTTCCGCTACGTTCTGATCCCGGGCATCCGCCCGACCCTGACCTTGATGCTGATTCTGACCGTGATCTGGTCGTTCCAGGTCTTCGAATTCATCTTCATTGTCACCCGCGGCGGCCCCGCCTATGGCAGCGAGGTGCTGGCGACATTTGCCTACCGCCACGCCTTCTTCGAAGGCGACGTCGGCCAGGCTGCAGCCGCCGCCTGCGTCATGAGCCTGTTCGGCCTGTGTGCCACCGCCGTCTATCTCTGGCTCCAGATCACCGACGACGCGCAATCGACATGATCGGGGATCGCTGGAGCAGGACATTCAGCCTCGGGCTGATCGGTATCGCATCGTTCAGCTCGCTGCTGCCGATCGTGCTCGCCGTGATGAACGCACTGAAGACGACGGTCGAGATCGGCAGCAATCCGCTCGCGCTGCCGACCCAGTTGCACTGGGAGAATTTTTCCTCCGCCTGGCGCAACGCCCAACTCGGCCCGAGCCTGCTGCACAGTGCCGAAGTCGCGATCCTGACCATTCTGATGGTGTGCGTCACCGCGACGCCCTGCGCCTATGTGCTGGCGCGGCAGAAGGGAAAATTCTGGCGCTTCATCACCTTCTACTTCATGGCCACGATCACCGTGCCCGTGCAGCTCTATCTCTACCCGCTCTACTTCATCTTCGCGAAGCTCGGGCTGGTCAATTCGATCCCCGCGGTGGCTCTGATCTACACGGCGATGTTCTCGCCGTTTGCGATTTTCCTCTTGCGCACCTACGCGCTCGCGATTCCCGTCGCGCTCGAGGAAGCAGCCCAAGTTGACGGCGCAAAGCCGTGGCAGACCTTCTGGTACGTGATCCTGCCGATGATGCGGCCCGGGCTGCTCACGGTCGCCATCATCGTCGGGCTGAACGCCTGGAACGAGTTCGTCATCGCCGTGACGTTCCTGCAGAACGACAGCAACGTTACCGCGATCGTGCGCTTCTACAATCTGACCGGCCAGTATTCGACCGACTGGGGCGAGATGCTGGCCGCAGCCGTCACCATCGTGCTGCCGATCGTTGCGATCTTCGTGCTGCTGCAGCGTCAGTTCATCGACGGCATGACGTCGGGCGCGGTGAAGTCTTGAAGCCCTACTTCTCCTTCACCGGCACCGTGTAGTTCAGGATCAACCGCCCACCATCCGGATAGATCGTCTGCCCGGTGATGTAAGACGCGTCATCACTCGCAAGGAACGCCACGACAGAGGCGACCTCGCTCGGCTCGCCGCCACGGCCAGCCGGCGTGCGTGACATCACCGTCTTGCGGGCATCCTCCGAGGTGTAGATGGACGACGCCACCATGTCGGTCAAAATCGTGCCCGGCCCGACTGCCACGACGCGGATGTTGTGCGAGGCGAGCGCGACCGCGGCGACCGAGGTCAGCTGCTTCATACCGCCCTTGGAGATGGCGTAGGTCGCAAGCGTCGGGATCGCCAGCAGCGCGTTCACCGAGGACATGTTGATGATGACCCCGCCGCCGCCCTGCGCGATCATCTGCTTCGCTGCAGCCTGCACGCCGAAGAACGCGCCCTTCAGGTTGATGCCGATGATTTCGTCGAATTCCTCTTCGGAAATCTCCAGGATGTCGCGGTTGCGGGCGACGCCGGCATTGTTGACCATGATGTCGAGCCGGCCGAATTCCCTGACCGCGGTCGCCACCACGCGATCGACGTCCGCACGCCGTGCGACGTGACATGGCGCGGCATACAATTCCTTGGGCTTGCCCAACTCGTTGACGGTCTTCTCGAGCTCATCCGTATCGACGTCCGAGATGACGACCTTGACGCCGTCGTCGAGGAACCGCTTTGCGCACGCCTTGCCAATGCCGCGCGCCGCGCCGGTGATGACGGCGACCTTGCCGGATAGTTTCATGGGTCTTACTCCAGAATAGCTGCTTGGGCAGCGAGCTATCCCGGAGAGGACCCCGGTTCAAGCCGCCGCAAAGCCGAGATGAGCACGGAACCGGTTCTTGATAAAGACGGCATCGCGCGAGGGCAGCGAGCGCGGCGGATTTTCCGCCAGAACCTTGATGACAAAAAGCCGCGGGCCGTCGGCCGGTCCGGCGATCTGCGCGGCGAGGCGCTGCACCTCCTCGAGCGTCCGCACGCTTCCGGTCGCGGCGAAGCCGCAGGCGGCGGCAATTGCCGTGAGATCGACGCCGCGGCCGGTGTGGCTCGCCTGCATGCCGGTCTCGCCAAAATGCTGATTGTCGATCACGACGATGTCGAGATTGCGCGGACGCGCGACGCCGATGGTGGCGATGCCGCCGAGACCCATCAACTGCTCGCCATCGCCCGTCAAAGCCAGGACGCGCTTGCCCGGCTGCGCTTGCGCGAGCCCAAGCGCGATCAACGCGGCGCCACCCATCGCGCCCCAGAGATAAAAATTGCCGTCGTGATCCCCCACGGAATGCAGGTCGTAGGTGGGCGAGCCGAGACCGGAGACGACCAGCGTGTCCTTGCGGTCCTTCAGGAGCGCGGCGACGGCGGCGCGACGATCGAGTTGAGCTTGCATCGGCATCACCACTTCTTCTTGCCGATCAGGCGTTGCCCGATCAGAACCGCGATCTGCTGGTCGGACTCGTAGGCAAGCGATGCCGCCGATTCCACGGTCTCGACCAGATCCTCCGCCGTCTCCGCGCGCATCACCTTCAGGCCGATCGCTTCCAGCGACGGCTGCGTCGCCCGGCTCATCGGCACCTGCCAGGGATTGAACTCGGCCCATTCACCGCGCATCGTCACCAGCATCAGCAGCGGAAAGCGCCCGATCGCCGACAGCGACAGCATGTTGATGCAATTGCCGACGCCGCTCGACTGCATCAGCAGCACGCTGCGCTGATCGCCGAGCCAGGCGCCGGCGGCGATGGCGATGCCCTCCTCTTCCGTGGTCAGTACGTTGGTGGTGACGTCGCGGTCGGCCGAGAACATGCGGATGAGCTGGCTGTGGCCGGCATCCGGCACGTAGGACATCTGCCTGACGTCGGCGGCTTTGAGGATACGATAGAGCTCGGACGGCCAGTCGTCGCTGCTGCGCGTTTCAGGATTCGGTTGAGGGCTGTGCACCGCGAGGTCTCCGTGAAATTCGAGCGGACCCTAGCGATTATTCCGCGCGACGGCTCTGACCGTCTGGCACGATCAGGTATTGAAGGATTGTATAGCTGCCTTTTCTGCTGCCGCCTGTGGGACAGCGCACGATGCGCATGACTGTGCCCTCTCCCCTTGCGGGAGAGGGCATCACCGCAGGAAGACGCGGGCACACTTGGGTGAGGGGTTGCTTCCGCGCATTCATGCGCTTCTGTATGCGCCGAGAGATACCCCTCATCCGGCGCTTCGCGCCACCTTCTCCCGCAAGGGGAGAAGGGAAGAGACACTGTCGCCTGGACTAGCGACTCAATTCGCCGCAGACCTCGCCGCGGCGGGCATGTAGATCTGCGCGTAGCCTTCCTTGATCGCAGACGTAATGCGGTCGAGGCGGCGGTCGATGTGCTTCTCCAGCACCGAGACGCAGGCCTCTTCGTCGCGCGCTTTCAGTCCTTCGACGACAGCGCGGTGCTCGGCCTGGGTGTTGGAACGGTTGATGCGGTCCATGTCGATCCAGCGCACGAAGCGGATGCGGGCGTTGACGTTGCGCAGCACGCGCAGCATCTCGGCATTGTTCGACATCCCCATCAGCCGCTCGTGAAAGGTCTCGTCGAGTTCGACCAGCTCCACCGACGAACGCTCGCCGGGATCGGGACCGGTGGCTTCGAGGAATTTCAGGAGCGCGTCGATGTCCTCGTCCCTGGCGCGCTTGATGGCGAGGCGGATCGAGGCGACCTCGATCGACTTGCGCAGCTCGTAGAGATCGAAGATCTCGTGCGCGTCGAGCTCGCGGCAGAAGAAGCCCTTGCCCGGCGTGAAGCGCAGGAAGCCTTCGGTGTTGAGACGGTTGAGCGCTTCGCGCAGCGGCGTGCGGCTAACGCCGAGGCGCTTTGCCAGCTCGCCCTCGTTGAGCCGTTCGCCCGGCTTGAACTCATAGCTCACGGCCATCGCCTTGAGCTGTTCATAGACGCGATCGACGATGCTATCGGAAGCCAGTTCCACGTTGTTCTTCATAAGCTGCATTCATGCCCGAACACAGCCCAATATACCGGGGCTGTATGGACGATTGCAATCCAAACAGCTGCCTAGCACATCTTGTGCAGAGCTTTGCGACAGCCGGACTCAGGCAAATGCGCGCGGACGCAGTCCAGCATGAAACCAGGTGATCATGGAATAGATGTCGTAGACCGGCAGTCCAACTTCGGCCTGCAAAGCTGCCGCATAAGGCGGCATGTTGGTGCATTCGAGCACGATGGCGCCAACATCCGGATTCTTCGCGACCAGCTCCTTGCCCGCCTCGACCACGTCACGCTCGGCCTGGGCCACATCCATGTCGTCCTTCTCGGCCTTGATCAGGACGCGAAAAAATTCCTTGCCGTGCTCGGTGCCGACCAGTGGCGTATCGAGCGGCACGCCGGCGCCTTCGAGATGGGCCGGCGTCAAGGTCGAACCTGATACCGTGACGAGGCCGACGCGCTTGCCCGGCGGCAAGGTCGCCTGCACCCACGGCACCTGCATCAGCGACGAGGTCGCTACGGGAACGCCGACGGCGGCCGCGATCTCCTTCTGAAACAGCGAGAGGAAGCCGCAATTGGTGGTGATGGCTTCCGCGCCCAACCGGACCAGGTCCTTGGCCGCATCGATGAAGTCAGGCAGCAGGCCGGCGGCGCCCTTTAGCACCACCTTCTCCGGCGACGCGCCGCTCACCACGCGATAGAGCACGGGGAACGGCCAGGTCGTGCCGTTGCCCATGTCGCCGGGAATGCGGGGAAAGCGCGCTTCCAGCATCAAAATGCCGAGCGGCGCGCCATAGATGGCCTTGCCGCCGCGGGCGATGCGAGAGGACGAGTTGGCTGGATAGGTCATGTTGCGTTCTCAGAGGAAGCGAGTGGGCGCGAACGGCGCGAGCGGAATCTCCGGCTGCTTGCCGCTCAGGAGCTGCGCGACCAGACGGCCGGTGCGGGCCGATCCGACCAGGCCGACATGGCCATGGCCGAAGGCGTAGACGATATCGCGCGAGGCACGCGCATGGCCGATGCAGGGCAGCCCATCGGGCATGCTCGGCCGATGGCCGAACCAGGTCTTGATGCGCGAGGGCGGAATGTCCTTCGGCAGTTTCGGGAACATGCTGAAGAGGTTGTTGCGCAAGATCTCGGCGCGCTTCCAGTTCGGCGCGGCGTCGAGGCCGGCGATCTCGACAGTGCCGGCGGCGCGCAGGCCCTTGTCGGTCCAGTTCACCACCATGCTGACGTCGGACGCCATCATCGAGCTGCGCGGACCCGATTCCGGGTTCTCGATCATGACGTGATAGCCGCGCTCGGTTTCGAGCGGCAAGGGATCGCCGACGGATGCGGTGAGCTGTTTTGACCGCGCGCCGGCGGCAACCACCGCGGCATCGCAAGCAATCTCACCGGTCTCGGTGAGAACGGCAACGAGCTTGTTGCCTGAAAGCTTCAGACCGGTCGCCCTGGCATGAACGAGCTTGGCACCGCTCGCGAGCGCATGCTGGGCCAGCGCCGCAACGTAAGCGCCGGGATCGCGGCAGCGGCCGGCTTCCTCCACCACCACGCCAAACGTGTAGCGCGGATGCAGATCCGGCTCGCGCTGACGCATCTCGTCGACGTTCAGCTCCAGCCATTCGACGCCGACCTTCTTGCGCAGGCGCCAGCCGAGATTGCTGTCGAAATTGCCGCGCGACGGGAATACGTGCATCACGCCGTTGCGCTCGACCAACTCGGGCACGCCCGCTTCTTCCGCGAGCTTCTTGTGCAGCAGCGGCGCGTCCTTCAGCAGATCGCGCAGCGCAAACGCCGTCTTCTCGACCCGTGCCTCGGTCCAGCCCGAGAGCAAATACTTGATCAGCCAGGGCAGCGCCTTCGGCAAGTAAGACCAGCGGATCGCGAGCGGGCCGAGCGGGTCCATCAGATAACCCGGCACCTTCTTCCAGAGGCCCGGTTCGGCCGGCGGAATCACCGAATGGGAGGAGAGCCAGCCGCCATTGCCGTAGCTCGCCGCCTGTTCGCCACCGGGCTCGCCTGCGTCGATCAGCGTGACGCGATGCCCCTCGCGCAGCGCCTCGATGGCGCTGATCACGCCGACCGCGCCGGCTCCGATGATAGCGACGTGGCGGCCTTCCGACATCGGCTACGCCTTCACCGCCGGCGCGAAATCCTTGCCGACCGAGATCGCGCGCGGATCGATGATGCAGTGGAGGATCGACGGCTTGCCCGAAGCGAGCGCGCGCTCGAACGCCGGCGCAAACTCTTCGGTGCGCTCGACGCGCTCGCCATGGCCACCGAATGCCTTCGCATACATCGCAAAGTCAGGGTTCTTGAGCTGAGTTCCGACCACGCGGCCGGGATAATCACGCTCCTGGTGCATACGGATGGTGCCGTATTGCGAGTTGTCGACGACGATGACCACCAGCGGCGCGTCGTACTGCACGGCGGTCGCGAATTCCTGGCCATTCATCAGGAAGCAGCCATCACCCGCAAAGGCGACGACGACGCGATCCGGATATTGCCGCTTTGCAAGCACCGCGGCCGGCACGCCATATCCCATCGAGCCCGAAGTCGGCGCGAGCTGGGCGGCAAAGCTGTGGAAACGGTGATGGCGATGGATCCAGCCGGCATAGTTGCCGGCACCGTTGCAGACGATCGCGTCCTTCGGCAGGCGGTCGCGCAGCCAGGTCATGACCTGGCCGTACTGGAATGTGCCCGGCAGCTCACGCGCCTTGTCGGTCCAGGCAAGATAATCGGCATGCGCCTTGGCGGCCTCACCCTTCCAGGCAACGGCGCCAGCGGGCTTCAGCGTCTCGACGGCGGCGGCGAACGCGGCGGGCGTCGCCTGGATCGCGAGCTCAGGCTGGTAGATGCGGCCGAGCTCTTCGGAGCCCGGATGCACGTGGATCAGCTTTTGCTTCGGCGTCGGGATATCGAACAGTGTGTAGGACGAGGACGGCATCTCCGACATGCGGCCGCCGATGAGGAGAATCACGTCGGCGCCATCGATACGCGCCTTCAGGCCAGGGCTCGGCCCGATGCCGAGATCGCCGGCATAATGCGAATGATCGGCGTCGATCAGCGAGGCCCGGCGGAACGAGGTCGCGACCGGCAGGTCGAACCGCTCGGCGAAGCGCGCGATGCTCTTGGTCGCCTCATCGGTCCAGCGCGAGCCGCCGAGGATGACGAGCGGCGCCTTGGCACTCGCCAGCATCGCACTGACCTGCTCGATGTCAGCGGGCGCGGGCCAACTCACCGCCGGCTCGATGCGCATGGCATCGGCAACGGCGGCTGTTTCGGTCAGCATGTTCTCTGGCAGCGCGATCACCACGGGACCCGGACGGCCCTGCATGGCGACGCGGAAGGCACGCGCGACCAGCTCCGGAATGCGATCGGGGCGATCGATCTCGACCGCCCATTTCGCCATGGTGCCGAACACCGCCTTGTAGTCGAGCTCCTGGAACGCCTCGCGCTCGCGCATGCCGGTGTCGACCTGTCCGACGAACAGGATCATTGGCGTCGAATCCTGCATCGCGATGTGGACGCCGTGGCTGGCATTGGTGGCGCCGGGGCCGCGGGTGACGAAGCAGATTCCGGGACGGCCGGTGAGCTTGCCATAGGCTTCCGCCATCATCGCAGCACCACCCTCGGCGCGGCAGATCACGACGTCGATCGGGCTGTCATGCAGCGCATCGAGCGCCGCGAGGTAGCTCTCGCCCGGCACGCAGGTGACGCGCTCGACGCCTTGGGCGACGAGCTGATCGATCAGGATCTGGCCCCCGGTGCGGGTGTTGCGAATGGTCATGACAGCTCCCTGCAGGCTTTGGCGATGCGCATCACGGCCTCGCGCAAGTTTTGTTCCGAGGTGGCGTAGGACAGGCGGAAATAAGGTGCAAGGCCGAAACAGCTGCCCGGCACCACGGCCACGTCATGCCTCTCCAGCAGAAAACGGCAGAACGCGGCATCGCTGTCGATGATGACGCCGTCAGGGGTGCGGCGACCGATCAGGCCGGCGCAGCTCGCATAGGTATAGAACGCGCCTTCCGGCCGGCGGCAGGTGACGCCGTCGATGGCGTTGAGCGCATCGACCACGATGTCGCGGCGGCGCTGGAACGCAGCGCGCCGCTCGACCAGCACGTCCTGCGGGCCGGTCAGCGCGGCGATCGCAGCGGCCTGGCTCACCGAGGAGGGATTGGTCGTGCTCTGGCTCTGCACCACCGCCATCGCCGCGATCAATTCGCGCGGACCGCCGCCATAGCCGACGCGCCAGCCGGTCATGGCGTAGGCCTTGGAAACACCATTCACGGTCAGCGTGCGTGATTTCAGGCTCGGCTCGAGCGCCGCTGCGGTCACGAACGGCATGCCGTCATAGATCAGGTGCTCGTAGATATCGTCCGCCATCAGCCAGACATGCGGATGGCGCTTGAGCACATCCAGGATCGGGCGAAACTGCGCGGCCGAATAGGCGGCTCCGGTCGGATTGGACGGCGAGTTCAGCAGCAGCCAGCGCGTCTTCGGCGTGATCGCGCGTTCGAGATCGGCGGCGTCGAGACGAAAGCCGTT includes the following:
- a CDS encoding pyridoxal phosphate-dependent aminotransferase, translated to MTVQAPASTFRPAQRISAIGVSEILKIGAVAQRLKREGRPVIVLGAGEPDFDTPDHAKDAAERAIRAGQTKYTILDGTVELKAAIAEKFRRENDLVYAADEITAGAGAKQVIHNAFMATLSPGDEVILAAPYWTSYADMVRIADGTPVDVLCREENGFRLDAADLERAITPKTRWLLLNSPSNPTGAAYSAAQFRPILDVLKRHPHVWLMADDIYEHLIYDGMPFVTAAALEPSLKSRTLTVNGVSKAYAMTGWRVGYGGGPRELIAAMAVVQSQSTTNPSSVSQAAAIAALTGPQDVLVERRAAFQRRRDIVVDALNAIDGVTCRRPEGAFYTYASCAGLIGRRTPDGVIIDSDAAFCRFLLERHDVAVVPGSCFGLAPYFRLSYATSEQNLREAVMRIAKACRELS